One stretch of Bacteroidota bacterium DNA includes these proteins:
- a CDS encoding response regulator: protein MAEKILVVEDDSNIEQLVAFKLKNSGYEVSAAHNGAEALEFLKKNTVNLIITDVMMPVMGGKELVIALKKNPTTKSIPVVMLTSRTLEKEIVEGFSLGVEDYIKKPFSPQELLVRVKSVLARNKT, encoded by the coding sequence ATGGCAGAAAAGATACTCGTCGTTGAAGACGACAGTAACATAGAACAACTTGTTGCATTTAAACTGAAGAATTCGGGATACGAAGTCTCCGCGGCGCATAATGGTGCCGAAGCGCTCGAATTTTTAAAGAAAAACACGGTGAACCTTATTATCACTGATGTGATGATGCCGGTGATGGGGGGAAAAGAATTGGTGATTGCACTTAAGAAAAATCCCACTACGAAGTCAATCCCTGTTGTTATGCTCACCTCCAGAACTCTGGAAAAAGAAATTGTGGAAGGATTTTCCCTTGGTGTTGAAGATTACATCAAAAAACCATTCAGTCCTCAAGAACTTCTTGTGCGAGTAAAATCCGTATTAGCGCGAAATAAAACTTAA
- the tsaA gene encoding tRNA (N6-threonylcarbamoyladenosine(37)-N6)-methyltransferase TrmO, with the protein MTDQLILTPIGIIRTPYQEKQHAPRQPGIDKETVIGTIELYPDKNFDQALEYLNGFERIWIISWFHENSDWKPKVLPPRSGRTKRGVFATRSPHRPNPIGLSLCKLIDVKGRVIKVENPDLLDGTPILDIKPYIPYAEAFPDAEIGWLAEVEHAEESPYAVEVSSEAKEQAEWLKETHNIHLLERAIDILSFDPFPHSYRRIMKYDLGGYVIAIKSWRLLYTIKEKVVFLKTIQSGYPTEVIRSLDPSKETLHDQLAHVQFHEKWKK; encoded by the coding sequence ATGACCGATCAATTGATCCTCACTCCAATCGGTATCATTCGTACTCCATACCAGGAAAAACAACACGCACCGCGTCAGCCGGGTATAGATAAAGAAACAGTTATTGGTACCATCGAACTTTATCCTGATAAAAATTTTGATCAGGCGTTGGAATATTTGAATGGGTTCGAACGAATCTGGATTATCTCCTGGTTTCATGAAAATTCCGATTGGAAACCGAAAGTTCTTCCACCTCGGAGCGGCAGGACCAAGCGGGGAGTTTTTGCAACACGCTCGCCGCATCGTCCCAATCCCATTGGCCTCTCGTTATGTAAATTGATTGACGTGAAAGGGAGAGTCATTAAAGTTGAAAATCCGGATCTGTTGGATGGCACGCCGATCCTTGATATCAAACCGTATATTCCGTATGCCGAAGCGTTTCCCGATGCAGAGATTGGCTGGTTAGCGGAAGTTGAACATGCGGAAGAATCGCCGTATGCCGTTGAAGTATCTTCCGAAGCAAAAGAACAAGCGGAGTGGCTGAAGGAAACGCACAATATTCATCTATTGGAACGGGCGATTGATATCCTCTCATTCGATCCCTTCCCGCATTCATACCGCAGAATTATGAAATATGACTTAGGCGGATATGTTATTGCCATAAAATCGTGGCGCTTACTCTATACTATTAAAGAGAAGGTTGTTTTTTTAAAGACAATCCAAAGCGGATATCCTACCGAAGTTATCCGATCGCTCGATCCTTCCAAAGAAACACTGCACGACCAACTTGCCCATGTTCAATTTCATGAAAAATGGAAAAAATAA
- a CDS encoding HEAT repeat domain-containing protein gives MIAIGSIGLIVSKVRAATVETKLYSGDTKTREFLNQYLFADIVTDDSTTDREEFIKRLEPYLITLKIDLNIDGNSKYNSRRRSLKRVMLKLTTEVIGDTRIRLTRAFEYFDFVKETSETLRDNRWWIRAKGCKNAGLMMNESALPYLEQCLDDENGDVRIEAAQAMLDIAGVEILSPIMMRLKEMSPWMQVRLSRSILGFGEHSVLPLVQAMQSKYPKIQGFCVDMLGILGDVKAVPTLLEYIDYTVSEVKHKSLIALGRIGDGRSIPVIQRFLYSDNEQLRADAAKAAGNLSSPSMAYDLYWMLVKDTLIVKLAAAEALARSGELGIKSLLYALNLDDEQVRMIAMQFLHEAGVPMNSSKIAAGGV, from the coding sequence TTGATTGCCATCGGATCGATCGGTCTGATCGTTTCGAAGGTCCGCGCTGCGACCGTTGAGACTAAGCTGTACAGCGGCGATACCAAAACTCGTGAATTTCTCAATCAGTATTTGTTTGCTGATATTGTGACCGACGATAGTACTACGGATCGAGAAGAATTTATCAAACGACTGGAGCCGTATCTTATTACATTGAAGATCGACCTCAATATTGATGGAAACTCCAAATACAATTCCCGCAGAAGATCGTTGAAACGTGTGATGTTGAAATTAACAACGGAAGTGATTGGCGATACTCGGATACGTTTGACCCGTGCATTTGAATATTTTGATTTCGTCAAAGAAACGAGCGAAACACTTCGGGATAATCGATGGTGGATTCGTGCAAAGGGATGTAAAAATGCAGGATTGATGATGAATGAATCCGCTCTTCCGTATCTGGAGCAATGTTTGGATGACGAGAATGGCGACGTGCGGATTGAAGCAGCGCAGGCAATGCTCGACATAGCCGGTGTGGAAATTCTCAGTCCGATTATGATGCGGTTGAAAGAAATGTCTCCTTGGATGCAGGTGCGGCTTTCCCGTTCCATTTTAGGATTCGGTGAACATTCCGTATTACCCTTGGTGCAAGCGATGCAGTCGAAGTATCCGAAGATTCAGGGATTTTGTGTTGACATGCTTGGAATTCTTGGGGATGTAAAGGCAGTGCCAACGTTGTTGGAGTATATCGACTACACCGTCTCCGAAGTGAAACATAAAAGTTTAATAGCACTGGGAAGAATTGGTGACGGAAGAAGTATTCCTGTTATTCAACGGTTTTTATATTCCGATAACGAACAATTACGTGCGGACGCAGCGAAGGCGGCAGGAAATCTTTCGTCCCCTTCCATGGCATACGATCTGTACTGGATGCTGGTGAAAGATACTTTGATTGTGAAACTTGCTGCAGCGGAAGCGTTGGCGCGATCCGGAGAATTGGGGATTAAGAGTTTATTATATGCATTGAATCTTGATGATGAACAGGTGCGGATGATCGCAATGCAATTCCTCCATGAAGCCGGTGTCCCGATGAATTCATCAAAAATTGCGGCGGGGGGAGTATGA
- a CDS encoding YaiO family outer membrane beta-barrel protein, whose protein sequence is MKCKYFVLLSVLIVLQSINAQTKLDALDADELFVRARDLAFSGQRDSARVILKIAIAKSPAYTDLKVLLARTYAWDGRRKEARQELKRVLKEKPKYLDALQAAIDVEMWDGKFPDALVLCNTALKYFPNDEELLVKRVKIYRDMDKDGEALFTLSILEDINRSNPEIQPLRESIKTRSYLNSIGVSYTHDWFNVARFSPRDQMTVQYTRITPIGSVALKLNGSRRFGNEGYQVELEAYPKIVSGIYAYANYGYSWTKNFPKHRFGLEPFFKLPESFEASIGTRLLFFSNSPIDIYTASVGYYLGDYWFSLRTYLIPGKQLSRSFSLTIRQYFGGDGTYAFLKGGAGSTPDEDNYTDTTGTRINLLKSQSIGTGFQYVIDLKSTVDFSVDYKYEEVIPGLLVNNYALSFGYKFKF, encoded by the coding sequence ATGAAGTGTAAATATTTCGTTCTTTTATCCGTTCTGATAGTATTGCAAAGTATAAATGCACAAACGAAGCTGGATGCACTTGATGCTGATGAACTGTTTGTTCGTGCGCGTGATCTTGCGTTTAGCGGACAACGCGATTCGGCCAGAGTAATATTGAAGATTGCCATTGCGAAAAGTCCAGCCTACACTGACCTGAAGGTTCTGCTTGCTCGAACATATGCATGGGATGGTCGTAGAAAAGAAGCCCGGCAAGAATTAAAACGAGTTCTGAAAGAAAAACCGAAATATCTTGACGCGCTTCAGGCCGCAATTGATGTTGAGATGTGGGATGGAAAATTTCCGGATGCATTGGTTCTTTGTAATACAGCGTTGAAATATTTTCCGAATGACGAAGAGCTTTTAGTGAAACGAGTAAAGATTTATCGTGACATGGATAAAGATGGCGAGGCATTGTTTACACTTTCTATTCTGGAAGATATCAATAGATCTAACCCGGAAATTCAACCGTTGAGGGAATCGATTAAAACACGTTCATATTTAAATAGCATCGGCGTTTCGTACACACACGACTGGTTTAATGTTGCACGGTTTTCGCCGCGGGATCAAATGACTGTGCAATATACACGAATCACCCCAATTGGATCGGTCGCGCTTAAATTAAATGGATCCCGCCGTTTCGGAAACGAGGGATATCAAGTGGAACTAGAAGCCTATCCTAAAATCGTCAGCGGCATCTATGCATATGCAAATTATGGATATTCCTGGACGAAGAACTTTCCAAAACATCGGTTTGGTTTGGAACCATTTTTCAAACTTCCCGAAAGTTTTGAGGCATCCATCGGTACACGGCTTCTTTTTTTTAGTAATAGTCCGATCGATATTTATACGGCTTCGGTAGGTTATTATTTAGGAGATTATTGGTTTTCTCTTCGCACGTATCTCATACCAGGCAAGCAGCTTTCCCGTTCATTTTCATTGACCATTCGCCAATATTTTGGAGGGGACGGAACGTACGCTTTTCTCAAAGGGGGAGCTGGTTCCACACCGGATGAGGACAATTACACCGACACAACCGGAACAAGAATTAATCTTTTGAAATCTCAAAGTATCGGAACAGGATTTCAATATGTCATCGATTTGAAATCAACCGTCGATTTTTCCGTTGATTATAAATATGAAGAGGTGATACCCGGTTTGTTGGTGAATAATTATGCTCTTTCATTCGGATATAAATTTAAATTTTAG
- a CDS encoding glycosyltransferase: MMELFVEFINVVINTYSLFIIGFFVFVNVFYFSMYAISFGAIVTYLRRHAFCDYRVIMQSELTPPVSILAPAYNESATCIESVNSLLRLNYPTSEVVFINDGSKDNTLEVVVKEFDMVRTERAYLPTIATKPVRGIYVSRRPEYKSLIVVDKANGGKADALNVGINVSRYPLVCAIDADSILEDDALLKVAKPFLDDERVIAVGGIVRIANGCKIERGHVKEVRLSNKLIPSFQVIEYYRAYLSGRMGWGAINGLLIISGAFGLFNREIVIKVGGYKHDTVGEDMELVVRMHRYCLENDRPYRVEFVPDPVCWTEAPETLKILGRQRNRWHRGLLDTLLIHKKMLFNKRYKVLGLVSTPYFVFIELLGPVIEGLGILAVGFGFYLGMVNLEIFTLFFVVSVIYGVMFSISSVILEEISFHRYPRTRDLLKLLLLAVIENFGYRQITVWWRMKAFWDYARGVQSWGAMTRVGFKK; encoded by the coding sequence ATGATGGAGCTATTTGTTGAGTTTATTAATGTTGTCATAAACACATATTCATTATTCATTATCGGTTTCTTTGTTTTTGTGAATGTGTTCTACTTCTCCATGTATGCCATCTCCTTTGGCGCAATCGTCACATATCTCCGCCGCCACGCATTTTGCGATTATCGAGTGATCATGCAATCCGAGCTGACTCCTCCCGTTTCGATTCTTGCTCCGGCATACAATGAATCTGCAACATGTATTGAAAGTGTGAATTCGTTGCTGCGATTAAATTATCCGACATCAGAAGTTGTTTTCATCAATGACGGCAGCAAAGATAATACGTTGGAAGTGGTGGTGAAAGAATTCGACATGGTCAGAACGGAACGAGCATATCTTCCTACCATCGCCACAAAACCAGTCCGCGGAATTTATGTGTCACGGCGCCCGGAATACAAAAGCCTGATCGTTGTGGATAAAGCGAACGGTGGGAAAGCGGATGCACTCAATGTGGGGATCAATGTCTCTCGGTATCCGCTGGTCTGCGCCATTGATGCGGATTCCATTCTGGAAGATGACGCATTGCTGAAAGTAGCGAAACCATTTCTGGATGACGAGCGGGTGATCGCCGTCGGCGGAATAGTTCGCATAGCCAACGGCTGTAAAATTGAACGCGGACATGTGAAAGAAGTTCGCCTTTCCAATAAATTGATCCCTTCGTTTCAGGTGATAGAATATTATCGGGCGTATCTTTCCGGCAGAATGGGATGGGGAGCGATCAACGGACTGCTGATCATTTCCGGTGCATTCGGACTCTTTAATCGAGAAATTGTAATCAAGGTCGGCGGATATAAACATGACACCGTCGGTGAAGATATGGAATTGGTTGTACGGATGCATCGATATTGCTTGGAGAACGACAGACCGTATCGCGTGGAATTTGTTCCCGATCCTGTCTGTTGGACGGAAGCACCGGAGACCTTGAAAATTCTTGGCAGACAGCGCAACCGATGGCATCGCGGTTTGCTCGATACGCTGCTGATTCACAAAAAAATGTTATTCAACAAGCGCTACAAAGTGCTCGGTCTTGTTAGCACGCCGTACTTTGTTTTTATTGAATTGTTAGGGCCAGTCATTGAAGGACTGGGAATTCTTGCCGTTGGATTCGGATTTTATTTGGGAATGGTGAATTTAGAAATTTTCACGCTCTTTTTTGTTGTATCAGTAATCTACGGTGTCATGTTTTCCATCAGTTCAGTCATTCTGGAAGAAATTTCATTTCATCGCTATCCCCGCACGCGAGATCTGCTGAAACTTCTTTTATTGGCAGTTATTGAAAATTTTGGGTACAGACAGATCACCGTATGGTGGAGAATGAAAGCATTCTGGGATTATGCGCGGGGAGTTCAATCCTGGGGAGCAATGACCCGCGTCGGATTTAAGAAATAA